In bacterium, the genomic stretch GTCGTGGTTTTTCCAGAGCCATTTGGCCCCACAAGACCTATACTCTCACCCTGTCGTAACTCGAACGATACACCATCGACCGCCCAAAATTCGTGTGATCGGAGCTTACCAGAACGAGTGCTAATGCCAAGTAGATTTCTGGTTATATCAAAAGTAGCGTACACCATGCTTTTTTTGACCGATTTACAGAATTTCTTGGAAACATTATCGACTCTAACAACAACATCGCTACTCATCAACTATATCCTCTCAGCAATCCTACTTTCGGTCAAATGAAAGATTGTTATACAAACCATCAGTACAAGTGCACTTATCACTGCAGATATTCCATAACCCAGCAAATGATGGGTGTGCCCTGTTAGCGCTATCTCTCGCGGAACACTGGTCAAATAGTAGAGCACATTGTAACGTGCCATTACCGCAATCAGACTGGACTTTGGGCTATAGAGTACAGGAGTCAACATGAGAAAAAAACTTGTCAAAACAGGTATAGCTGCACCAAAATCACGAGCTACAGCATTAAGCAATGCTGCCATAAATCCAACTCCAAGGCTCAATAACATCATTGGAATAACAAGAATCGGAAGCAATAGGATACATGGACTAGGCACTACTCTGTACACAATGCAGAGCACAAGTGCCAAAACAAACTGTATGAGAAACGAAAGAATGGAACTGCCGACAGAAGCTATTATC encodes the following:
- a CDS encoding ABC transporter permease gives rise to the protein MNIKVSYHPDNCLRQGRIGIVKEIFREVIANRWLTIQILKRDMFAMYKQSIAGLLWLLINPIAIVATYMILSKSQVFNIGKTGAPYPIYAILGMSVWQLFAVGLVTSANSLVNAGSMISKINFSKKSLIIASVGSSILSFLIQFVLALVLCIVYRVVPSPCILLLPILVIPMMLLSLGVGFMAALLNAVARDFGAAIPVLTSFFLMLTPVLYSPKSSLIAVMARYNVLYYLTSVPREIALTGHTHHLLGYGISAVISALVLMVCITIFHLTESRIAERI